In a single window of the Prevotella melaninogenica genome:
- a CDS encoding helix-turn-helix domain-containing protein, translating into MPIQALMRIAFSLGILFCKALMIIEIAKQQRKYKQQIIEEKGDIRGVERRNTMYLSVGLLLTMITIGQLVPSVTYHALLKIGIIITVITITRYYVNLHKHIMILESNNYNKGNSIKEKIDKWLHQDPFPLADTELTMEKTAASIGIQTVALSYYIYEFAGKTFLSWQSECRMIHCRELLKDNNKNISEIAYECGYSDLAAMSKAFKKRFGVAPTVYRKTLGNDKDPQEEDFSKEEE; encoded by the coding sequence ATGCCAATACAAGCATTGATGCGTATTGCTTTTTCTTTAGGAATTCTGTTCTGTAAGGCCTTGATGATTATAGAAATCGCAAAGCAACAGCGTAAATATAAGCAGCAAATCATCGAAGAAAAGGGTGATATTAGAGGTGTTGAACGGCGAAATACAATGTATTTAAGCGTAGGATTACTCCTGACAATGATAACCATTGGTCAGCTCGTTCCATCTGTAACCTACCATGCTCTATTAAAGATAGGTATTATTATTACTGTTATTACAATCACACGTTACTACGTAAATCTACACAAACATATTATGATTCTGGAGTCAAACAACTACAACAAAGGCAACTCTATTAAAGAAAAGATAGACAAGTGGCTTCACCAAGACCCATTCCCATTGGCAGACACAGAGCTTACAATGGAAAAGACCGCAGCGTCTATTGGTATACAAACGGTAGCCCTTTCCTATTATATCTATGAGTTTGCGGGCAAAACATTCCTCTCTTGGCAAAGCGAGTGTCGTATGATTCATTGCCGAGAGTTACTTAAAGACAATAACAAAAATATCTCGGAGATAGCATACGAGTGCGGTTATAGCGACCTTGCAGCTATGAGTAAAGCCTTCAAAAAGCGGTTTGGAGTGGCTCCAACCGTTTACAGAAAGACCCTTGGCAATGACAAAGACCCTCAAGAGGAGGATTTTTCTAAGGAAGAAGAATAA
- a CDS encoding ATP-binding protein gives MDISLIQFMKERIEHTSTTFHRYLYNRIDWGRQMLGLVGPRGVGKTTMFLQYIKEHQSEQNMLYVSADYVYFSSHTLIDLADEFSREGGEYLFIDEIHKYSGWAQELKQIYDTHVDLKVAFTGSSVLDIIQGEADLSRRAPVYHLQGLSFREYLEMFKGIVVPTYSLEDILHHRVELPKGLERPLPLFKEYLRHGYYPFGDDVEFIMLLNQSVNLTMEVDIPQFANMTLSTSRKLKKLLAIVSRSVPFKPVMDSLATMVGVSRNVLPDYFLYMEKAGIISQLRDATGGIRGLGKVDKVYLDNPNLAYILSGSEANIGNIRETVFYNQLRVHNDIIVSRISDFEINGVTFEVGGKSKGQKQIVEAKKGYVVKDDIEIGTSNIIPLWMFGLNY, from the coding sequence ATGGATATTAGTTTAATACAATTTATGAAGGAAAGGATAGAGCACACTTCTACCACTTTTCATCGTTATTTATATAATCGTATAGATTGGGGAAGACAGATGTTAGGACTGGTTGGTCCACGTGGTGTCGGTAAGACAACGATGTTTCTACAATATATAAAGGAGCATCAGTCTGAGCAGAATATGCTTTATGTATCAGCTGATTATGTTTATTTCTCATCTCATACACTTATTGATTTAGCTGATGAGTTCAGTAGAGAAGGAGGAGAATATCTCTTTATTGATGAGATTCATAAGTACTCAGGTTGGGCACAAGAACTAAAGCAAATATATGATACTCATGTTGATTTGAAAGTTGCTTTTACTGGTTCGTCGGTTCTTGATATAATACAAGGAGAGGCAGACCTTAGCCGTCGTGCTCCAGTTTATCATTTGCAGGGGCTTTCTTTCAGAGAGTATCTGGAGATGTTTAAGGGCATTGTTGTCCCAACTTATAGCTTAGAAGATATTCTTCATCATCGCGTGGAACTCCCAAAAGGCCTGGAGCGTCCATTACCTTTGTTTAAAGAATATTTGCGTCATGGGTATTATCCATTTGGAGATGACGTCGAGTTTATAATGCTATTAAACCAAAGTGTCAATCTTACAATGGAGGTTGATATTCCACAGTTTGCAAATATGACGCTTTCAACAAGTCGTAAGCTAAAGAAGTTGCTTGCTATAGTTTCTCGTAGTGTACCTTTTAAGCCTGTTATGGATTCTTTAGCAACAATGGTGGGAGTGAGCAGGAATGTCCTTCCTGATTACTTCTTATATATGGAAAAGGCTGGAATTATTAGTCAGCTGCGAGATGCAACTGGTGGTATCAGAGGATTAGGTAAGGTGGATAAGGTTTATCTCGATAACCCTAATTTAGCTTATATCTTATCAGGTAGTGAAGCTAATATTGGGAATATAAGAGAAACTGTCTTCTATAATCAGTTGAGAGTACATAATGATATTATTGTTTCTCGTATCTCAGACTTTGAAATTAATGGTGTAACCTTTGAGGTTGGAGGAAAGAGTAAGGGGCAAAAACAGATAGTTGAAGCTAAAAAAGGTTATGTAGTAAAAGATGATATCGAGATTGGTACAAGTAATATCATACCTCTTTGGATGTTTGGATTGAATTATTAA
- a CDS encoding TIGR02757 family protein produces the protein MVRSSCKSTAAKSLQNRLLTLANKYETPSFLNGDPSWFMHQVIGKRNQETIAFIASCLSYGSRQVFLPRIQYLLDCSRSEPYEWIRTGRYTLEIPNDDQCFYRLYTNTMMHDLFYALQTMYEEYGDMENYIRCYAKLNKEKPQMDAIIAIEAICDYFLKHEAIGIVPKSTTSSCKRVCMFLRWMVRTDSPVDLGIWSDLIDQRSLIIPLDTHVIQQSLQLGLITSKTASMSVARKLTDKLLEIFPNDPLKADFALFGYGVNQK, from the coding sequence ATGGTGAGGTCTTCTTGTAAAAGTACAGCAGCGAAGTCATTGCAGAACAGACTCCTAACTCTTGCCAACAAATACGAGACCCCTTCCTTTCTCAATGGCGACCCATCGTGGTTTATGCACCAAGTAATTGGCAAAAGAAATCAAGAAACCATTGCGTTCATTGCTTCTTGTCTGAGTTATGGTTCACGACAAGTTTTCTTACCACGCATACAATATCTGCTCGACTGCTCACGTAGCGAACCCTACGAATGGATTAGAACAGGAAGGTACACATTGGAAATTCCTAATGATGATCAATGCTTCTATCGCCTATATACCAATACTATGATGCACGACCTCTTCTATGCACTACAAACGATGTATGAAGAGTATGGAGACATGGAAAACTACATTCGCTGCTATGCCAAGCTCAATAAAGAGAAGCCACAGATGGATGCAATTATCGCTATTGAAGCTATTTGCGACTATTTCTTAAAGCATGAAGCAATCGGAATTGTACCTAAAAGTACAACATCAAGCTGTAAACGTGTGTGTATGTTCCTACGCTGGATGGTTCGAACCGACTCTCCAGTAGACCTTGGAATATGGTCAGACCTTATCGATCAACGTTCGCTCATCATCCCTCTTGATACCCACGTCATACAACAATCCCTTCAATTAGGGCTTATTACAAGCAAAACTGCTTCTATGTCAGTTGCTCGAAAACTTACAGATAAACTTTTAGAGATATTTCCTAATGACCCTCTAAAAGCTGATTTTGCTCTCTTTGGGTATGGAGTAAATCAGAAATAA
- a CDS encoding M13 family metallopeptidase: MKAKFLLFAASFIATTAMAQGLKSGVDRNNMDFNMKPGENFYEYAAGNWLKNHPLDKEHPMNGAFVDLEELNKKRIREMVEDYAKKPQTKGTVAQKIASIYNLYMDSVRRNREGYTPIKPVLAKVRAAKNRKELIKLMYDLDVKGYGTFPVGFGMTVDAMNSDRYIIGISQGGLGLDPEYYTKPNDQQKAVIAAYKSLNNDLFKMVGNDAATAKKKMEAAFSIENQIAKVSYDQVKSRDPQANYHPMTWEQLLKDYPGVDWNYLLKAAGYPNNGGKVDVGQPEPVHEVEKILATAPLDALKAYMELAVITSSAGMLSDNFSDRNFEYTKVAYGVQEQQPRWKRALSFVQGIMGEAVGKLYVQKYFPESSKHRMITLVKNLQDAFAQRIEENTWMTAATKQKALEKLQAFDIKIGYPDKWQNMDSVFVIDDNKSLIDNVKAVQEAAMKYRIAKRWGKPVDKKEWHMTPQTVNAYYDPTTNSINFPAAILQPPFFDPSVDDAANYGAIGAVIGHEMSHGFDDQGCQFDKDGNMKNWWTEEDKKNYDARTKVLVDWFNKQEVIPGLYVNGEKTLGENIGDNGGLNIAFRALENSMKAKPLSDMDGFTPAQRFFLAWGRVWASNVAPQFVAYIVNSDVHSPSISRVNAALPMIDNWYKAFDIKEGDKLFVPQQNRAHIW, encoded by the coding sequence ATGAAAGCAAAATTCCTACTTTTTGCAGCCTCATTCATAGCTACAACAGCTATGGCGCAGGGACTGAAGTCGGGTGTAGACCGCAACAACATGGACTTCAACATGAAGCCTGGTGAGAACTTCTATGAGTATGCTGCAGGCAATTGGTTGAAGAACCATCCACTTGACAAGGAGCATCCAATGAACGGAGCCTTTGTTGATTTGGAAGAACTAAACAAGAAACGCATCCGTGAAATGGTTGAGGATTATGCAAAGAAGCCACAAACGAAAGGCACTGTAGCACAGAAGATTGCTTCTATCTACAACCTTTACATGGATAGCGTACGCCGCAACCGTGAGGGATATACCCCTATTAAGCCTGTGTTAGCTAAGGTTAGGGCTGCAAAGAATCGTAAGGAACTCATCAAACTGATGTATGACCTCGATGTGAAGGGTTATGGTACCTTCCCTGTTGGCTTTGGTATGACAGTAGATGCGATGAACTCTGACCGTTATATCATTGGTATCTCACAAGGCGGTCTTGGTCTTGATCCTGAATATTACACAAAGCCTAACGACCAACAGAAGGCTGTTATAGCAGCATATAAGAGCCTAAACAATGATTTGTTCAAGATGGTTGGTAACGATGCTGCAACTGCAAAGAAGAAGATGGAGGCTGCTTTCTCGATTGAGAACCAGATAGCAAAGGTTAGCTATGATCAAGTAAAGTCACGCGACCCACAAGCGAACTATCACCCAATGACTTGGGAGCAACTCTTGAAGGACTATCCTGGCGTCGATTGGAACTATCTTTTGAAAGCTGCTGGCTATCCAAACAACGGCGGAAAGGTTGATGTTGGACAACCAGAGCCTGTGCATGAGGTAGAGAAGATTCTTGCAACTGCTCCATTAGACGCATTGAAAGCCTACATGGAACTTGCTGTTATCACATCTTCTGCAGGTATGTTGTCAGACAACTTCTCAGATCGTAACTTCGAATATACCAAGGTGGCATACGGTGTTCAGGAACAACAGCCACGTTGGAAGCGTGCTTTGTCTTTCGTACAGGGTATTATGGGTGAGGCTGTAGGTAAACTCTACGTACAGAAATACTTCCCTGAGAGCAGCAAGCATCGTATGATTACGTTGGTAAAGAATCTTCAAGATGCTTTTGCACAGCGTATTGAAGAGAACACATGGATGACTGCTGCTACAAAGCAGAAGGCTTTGGAGAAGCTACAGGCATTCGACATCAAGATTGGTTATCCTGATAAATGGCAGAATATGGATAGTGTCTTCGTTATTGATGATAACAAGTCATTGATTGATAATGTGAAGGCTGTACAGGAAGCAGCTATGAAGTATCGTATTGCTAAACGCTGGGGTAAGCCTGTTGACAAGAAGGAATGGCACATGACACCACAGACTGTCAATGCTTACTATGACCCAACAACCAATAGTATTAACTTCCCTGCAGCTATTCTCCAACCTCCATTCTTCGACCCATCAGTAGATGATGCTGCTAATTATGGTGCTATTGGTGCTGTTATTGGTCATGAGATGAGCCACGGCTTTGATGATCAAGGTTGCCAGTTTGATAAAGATGGTAACATGAAGAATTGGTGGACAGAAGAGGATAAGAAGAACTATGACGCTCGTACAAAGGTTCTCGTAGACTGGTTCAACAAGCAGGAAGTAATCCCTGGCTTGTATGTTAACGGTGAGAAGACACTCGGTGAAAACATCGGTGATAACGGAGGTTTGAACATTGCCTTTCGTGCACTTGAAAACAGTATGAAAGCAAAACCATTGAGCGATATGGATGGTTTCACACCTGCTCAGCGCTTCTTCCTCGCTTGGGGACGTGTTTGGGCAAGCAATGTAGCTCCTCAGTTCGTTGCTTACATTGTCAACTCTGACGTTCACTCACCAAGTATCAGCCGTGTGAATGCTGCCCTTCCTATGATTGATAACTGGTATAAAGCATTCGATATCAAAGAAGGTGACAAACTCTTTGTTCCTCAGCAGAACCGAGCACACATCTGGTAA
- the bcp gene encoding thioredoxin-dependent thiol peroxidase produces MNVGDKAPEILGTDQDGKEIKLSDYKGQKIVLYFYPKDSTSGCTAQACNLRDNYKELRDKGYVIIGASIQDEKSHKKFIEKNELPFPLIADTDLKLVETFGVYGEKKMYGRTYMGTFRTTFIINEDGIIERILGPKQIKTKDHAAQILAED; encoded by the coding sequence ATGAACGTAGGAGATAAAGCACCAGAGATTTTGGGCACTGATCAGGATGGAAAAGAAATTAAGTTGAGTGATTATAAAGGACAAAAGATTGTTCTTTACTTCTATCCAAAGGATTCAACTTCAGGCTGCACAGCACAGGCTTGTAACCTCCGTGATAACTACAAGGAGCTGAGAGATAAAGGTTATGTTATTATCGGAGCAAGCATACAGGACGAGAAGTCACACAAGAAGTTTATCGAGAAGAACGAACTTCCTTTCCCACTCATTGCCGATACCGACTTAAAACTCGTTGAGACATTCGGCGTTTATGGTGAGAAGAAGATGTATGGCCGTACCTACATGGGTACTTTCCGTACTACTTTCATCATCAACGAAGATGGTATTATTGAGCGCATCCTCGGTCCAAAGCAGATTAAGACAAAGGATCACGCTGCTCAGATTCTCGCTGAAGATTAA
- a CDS encoding NAD-dependent epimerase/dehydratase family protein yields the protein MSSKILKEDIKNFVEKFALTEELRNKTIAVTGATGLLGSCMVRCLLALSTEKGINLHVIAVVRNIEKATEMFGKEGEALSYYAYDFSSMAPFKPSKNIDYIVHFAAPTVSKGFIERPVETMNTIYFGMQNILTYAQEAKVESLVFASTMEVYGSVTDDKESLTEQKQGYIDPMATRSCYPLAKRAAEGLCHNYAVEYGVPVKVARLAQTFGAGVGKNDNRVFAQFARSVINNNDIILHTKGEGCHSYCYTIDAVSAMLYLLLRGENGEAYNVANSDTYISIRNMAEFVAENFNPKHVKVVIQLQEGMGYPPTTKLRLDTKRINQLGWKAEYGLKEMFSRLIDAMKETES from the coding sequence ATGAGCAGTAAGATACTAAAAGAAGATATCAAGAACTTTGTTGAAAAGTTTGCATTAACAGAAGAACTGAGAAACAAAACCATTGCCGTAACAGGTGCAACAGGTCTATTAGGCTCCTGTATGGTACGTTGCCTTTTGGCTTTATCAACAGAGAAAGGTATCAATCTGCACGTCATTGCAGTTGTAAGAAACATCGAAAAGGCAACAGAGATGTTTGGCAAAGAAGGCGAAGCTTTAAGCTATTATGCTTATGACTTTTCCTCAATGGCACCTTTCAAACCTTCAAAAAACATCGATTACATCGTTCATTTTGCTGCTCCGACAGTCTCAAAGGGGTTTATCGAGAGGCCCGTTGAAACGATGAATACGATATATTTTGGTATGCAGAACATCCTTACCTATGCGCAGGAGGCAAAAGTAGAATCACTTGTTTTTGCTTCAACGATGGAGGTTTATGGCTCTGTTACTGACGACAAGGAGTCGCTTACCGAGCAAAAGCAGGGATATATTGATCCAATGGCTACACGAAGCTGTTATCCTTTGGCAAAGAGAGCGGCTGAAGGTTTGTGCCATAATTATGCTGTCGAATATGGAGTACCTGTAAAAGTAGCACGACTGGCACAGACATTCGGTGCAGGAGTCGGTAAAAACGACAATCGTGTCTTTGCCCAGTTTGCACGAAGTGTCATTAATAACAACGACATCATTCTACATACCAAGGGTGAAGGCTGTCACAGCTATTGCTACACAATAGATGCGGTCAGTGCGATGCTCTATCTATTGCTACGTGGAGAGAATGGTGAGGCATATAATGTAGCCAACAGCGATACCTATATTTCTATCCGTAACATGGCAGAATTCGTAGCAGAAAACTTCAATCCTAAGCACGTAAAAGTTGTCATACAGTTGCAAGAAGGAATGGGTTATCCACCAACAACAAAGTTACGACTTGACACAAAGCGTATCAACCAATTAGGTTGGAAGGCTGAATATGGGTTAAAAGAAATGTTCAGTCGTTTAATAGACGCTATGAAGGAAACAGAAAGCTAA
- a CDS encoding helix-turn-helix domain-containing protein — MEKNQELRNAWDFVEHTGISIFLTGKAGTGKTTFLRTLKERSNKRNIIVAPTGVAAINAGGMTIHSFFQLPLSPFVPNTNIKNRFDYSKEKRKIMRTLDLLIIDEISMVRADVLDAIDSVLRRFREPDKPFGGVQLLMIGDLQQLTPVVTPEEEELLRQHYDTPYFFGSKALRSISYVTIELTHVYRQQDETFITLLNNIREGKVSADDLQRLNERYDPTFQPKEGSDYIRLTTHNRMAESYNEDQLRRLPTKAYTFSAETDGNFPEYNYPTDFNLTLKTGAQVMFIRNDNNGRYYNGRIGHITHVDNEKIYVLCPGEDEEFEVEVETWENTKYTLNEKTKQIEAEVQGTFKQYPLRLAWAITIHKSQGLTFEHAIIDAQASFASGQVYVALSRCKTLEGLVLASPIGNTAIINDNRVSEYISHQTEEAEKSISALPALKEEYHRQLLIELFNFNEIKAYETALFRVLTEFFFKFTKINALHKMALTDLESRIIQVSMKWENLIRKMTTEQLHEENFKERIKKGALYFHSELTEIFSRMIELTKEVQTNNKIGAKRFDNAYTELKQTYHAKHDLLESIMEDGFSITTYLTAKQEAIINSISDGTERKRRKRKDDKDKPKEKKISTSEQTYNLFKTGKNIEEIAKERGLTQGTIQGHLVPYILNGEIKIEDVIEEKKINIIKRIIKAVGMDSGMNPIKELCPSDITYNDIRLIMKTMVT; from the coding sequence ATGGAGAAAAACCAAGAATTACGCAATGCGTGGGACTTTGTTGAGCACACAGGAATAAGTATTTTTCTCACAGGAAAGGCTGGAACAGGTAAAACCACCTTCCTTCGCACACTTAAGGAGCGCAGCAATAAAAGAAACATTATTGTTGCTCCTACTGGCGTGGCTGCTATTAATGCTGGCGGTATGACAATCCATTCTTTCTTCCAGTTGCCCCTCTCGCCTTTCGTACCAAACACTAATATCAAGAATCGATTTGACTATAGCAAAGAGAAACGCAAGATTATGCGTACTCTCGACTTGCTCATCATTGACGAAATTAGTATGGTACGAGCTGACGTTCTCGATGCAATCGACTCCGTTCTCCGTCGTTTTCGTGAACCAGACAAACCCTTTGGAGGTGTACAACTGCTGATGATTGGCGACTTGCAACAACTGACTCCCGTTGTAACTCCCGAAGAAGAGGAACTTTTGAGACAGCATTATGACACTCCATACTTCTTTGGCTCAAAAGCTTTACGCAGCATTAGCTACGTAACTATTGAGCTAACGCACGTCTATCGACAGCAAGACGAAACCTTTATCACCTTACTTAATAATATAAGAGAGGGGAAAGTATCTGCTGATGACCTACAACGACTCAATGAACGATATGACCCAACCTTCCAGCCAAAGGAGGGAAGCGATTACATCCGATTAACTACACACAATAGGATGGCGGAAAGTTATAACGAAGACCAACTTCGTAGACTTCCCACAAAAGCCTATACTTTTAGCGCAGAAACGGATGGTAACTTCCCTGAATACAACTATCCGACAGACTTTAACCTTACTCTAAAGACGGGTGCACAGGTAATGTTCATTCGTAATGATAACAATGGACGATACTATAATGGACGTATCGGACACATTACTCATGTTGATAACGAGAAGATATACGTTCTTTGCCCTGGAGAAGATGAAGAATTTGAGGTTGAAGTTGAGACATGGGAGAACACTAAATACACCCTCAACGAGAAGACAAAACAAATTGAAGCAGAGGTGCAGGGTACTTTCAAACAGTATCCTCTACGTCTGGCATGGGCTATTACCATACATAAAAGCCAAGGACTTACCTTTGAACATGCGATTATAGACGCCCAAGCATCCTTTGCATCGGGGCAGGTGTATGTAGCGTTAAGCCGTTGTAAGACCTTAGAAGGATTGGTATTGGCATCACCTATTGGTAATACTGCGATTATAAATGATAATCGTGTAAGTGAATATATCTCTCATCAAACAGAAGAAGCAGAAAAGAGTATCTCCGCCTTACCTGCCTTAAAAGAAGAATACCATCGCCAACTTCTCATTGAATTATTCAATTTCAACGAGATTAAAGCCTATGAAACCGCTCTCTTTAGGGTTTTAACAGAATTCTTCTTCAAGTTTACAAAGATAAATGCACTGCATAAGATGGCTCTTACTGACTTAGAGTCACGTATCATCCAAGTATCGATGAAATGGGAGAATCTTATCAGAAAGATGACAACAGAGCAGCTTCACGAAGAGAACTTCAAAGAGAGAATAAAGAAAGGAGCACTTTACTTCCATAGTGAGTTGACCGAAATCTTCAGTAGAATGATAGAGTTGACCAAGGAAGTACAGACGAACAATAAAATTGGTGCTAAACGTTTTGACAACGCTTACACTGAACTTAAACAGACATATCATGCAAAACATGACCTGTTAGAGAGTATAATGGAAGATGGTTTCTCTATTACTACCTACCTTACAGCAAAGCAAGAGGCCATTATCAACAGTATCTCCGATGGAACCGAGAGAAAAAGAAGAAAGAGGAAGGATGATAAAGACAAGCCAAAAGAGAAGAAGATAAGTACTTCTGAACAAACTTATAACCTCTTCAAAACAGGAAAAAACATTGAAGAAATTGCCAAAGAGCGAGGATTGACACAAGGAACAATACAAGGACATCTCGTTCCTTACATCCTAAATGGAGAGATAAAGATAGAGGATGTGATTGAAGAAAAGAAAATCAACATCATCAAACGAATAATCAAAGCAGTCGGAATGGATAGTGGAATGAATCCTATTAAAGAACTGTGCCCTTCTGATATAACCTATAATGACATACGATTGATTATGAAAACAATGGTTACTTAA
- a CDS encoding DUF2339 domain-containing protein, producing MQRENQKHAELATETKPKENVEQSQEKITETPKEVQSETVTPNPNWWQQPIKDDMPTTEKAEETETTGENEQPELQETPETIEIPIVHNEDIRPSTIEIPIEKTEDKTPEVEEETPDTIEEPVEEEQEEPAMAMEKEEKIEEYATSETNFEKYIGENLFGKIGILIFIIGIGFFVKYAIDQNWINETARTLMGYAVGAGMLVLAERLHKRYHTFSSLLAGGAFGIYYLITAIAFHYYDLFSHTMAFVILCATTIFMSAVSVLYDRKELAVTALVGGFIAPFIISTDSSSIISLQIYIGILNIGMFCLAMYKKWAILPMVSFAFTYIILWGTTAIGSFTDSEAVTIYPTLFAFATLFYVIFLLPVVFILRTQYSENTRLGLLGIITANSFMYLIYGDSLLQHFEASSDTTAYLAFFIAGVNLAIHLYLRFRVEGQDTLRNLMLGLAVTFASMGIPILFSTANVLLVWAAEAVLLLWLFTKEKNRIYEWASAILLFLTMGALAYYRTTDTFIHDTGDSLFVNGAFFVTTFVSIAYFIVAVIMQYNKDLFSDMRRLIAYTPCNAIAYALGFCILFLAFRDNFHFHLEQPISEYASLLTANIMLLGGALILRKRFEISKNKLAYEISLYLAGILFAMTVWNDTAPTGLLLRWLMALVTIAYMAYCMRGQLLVTSNPRSLHTEYAIVSTLTWLTLTRLLLITFNEVNFSTAFSLSLGIAAFILMCIGMRYHSKEIRIVSLAEFGIIIGKLILNDVWAMPALGKIIVFISLGAILLILSFLYQKLKDALFNEEKQEQE from the coding sequence ATGCAGCGTGAAAATCAGAAACATGCTGAATTAGCAACAGAAACAAAGCCAAAAGAGAATGTTGAGCAATCTCAGGAGAAGATTACAGAAACTCCGAAGGAAGTTCAGTCTGAAACTGTTACTCCTAACCCTAACTGGTGGCAACAGCCAATAAAGGACGATATGCCAACAACCGAAAAGGCTGAAGAAACAGAGACTACGGGTGAAAACGAACAGCCAGAGCTACAAGAGACACCAGAAACTATAGAAATTCCTATTGTACACAATGAGGATATCAGACCTTCTACCATTGAAATTCCTATTGAGAAAACGGAAGATAAGACTCCAGAAGTTGAGGAGGAGACTCCTGACACCATTGAAGAACCTGTAGAAGAAGAGCAGGAAGAGCCTGCAATGGCTATGGAGAAAGAGGAGAAAATAGAAGAATATGCCACTTCTGAGACCAACTTTGAGAAATATATCGGTGAGAATCTCTTTGGCAAGATTGGTATTCTCATCTTTATTATTGGTATCGGTTTCTTCGTAAAATATGCTATTGACCAGAACTGGATCAATGAGACAGCACGTACGTTGATGGGCTATGCTGTCGGTGCAGGTATGTTAGTACTCGCTGAACGATTACACAAACGCTACCATACTTTCAGTTCACTGTTAGCAGGTGGTGCCTTTGGTATCTACTATTTGATTACAGCCATCGCCTTCCATTACTATGACTTGTTCTCTCACACGATGGCATTTGTTATCCTATGCGCCACAACTATCTTCATGTCGGCAGTCTCCGTCCTATACGATAGGAAGGAATTAGCAGTCACAGCACTCGTTGGCGGCTTTATTGCACCTTTCATTATTAGTACGGACTCAAGTAGTATCATTAGCCTACAGATTTATATCGGCATTCTGAACATTGGTATGTTCTGCCTTGCAATGTATAAGAAATGGGCGATACTACCTATGGTTTCCTTCGCTTTCACCTATATAATATTATGGGGAACGACTGCAATAGGATCATTCACTGATAGTGAAGCTGTTACAATTTATCCTACCCTATTTGCTTTTGCAACACTATTCTACGTCATCTTCCTATTACCTGTTGTCTTTATTCTGCGCACACAGTATAGTGAAAATACCAGACTTGGACTATTGGGCATCATCACAGCTAATAGCTTCATGTATCTTATTTATGGCGATTCTCTCTTACAACACTTCGAGGCATCATCTGACACGACAGCTTACTTAGCTTTCTTCATTGCTGGTGTCAATTTGGCAATACACCTTTATTTACGATTCCGCGTCGAAGGACAAGACACACTGCGCAACCTTATGTTAGGACTTGCGGTCACATTCGCCTCTATGGGTATTCCAATTCTGTTCAGTACAGCCAATGTTCTTTTGGTATGGGCAGCTGAGGCTGTACTTCTTTTGTGGCTCTTCACAAAGGAGAAAAACAGAATCTACGAATGGGCATCTGCAATATTATTGTTCCTAACGATGGGAGCATTGGCATACTACAGAACAACTGACACCTTCATCCATGATACAGGAGATAGTTTGTTCGTCAATGGTGCCTTCTTTGTGACTACATTTGTTAGTATAGCCTACTTTATTGTAGCTGTCATTATGCAATATAACAAGGATCTATTCAGTGATATGAGACGTCTAATCGCTTACACTCCATGCAATGCTATAGCCTATGCTTTGGGTTTCTGCATTCTATTCCTTGCCTTCAGAGACAACTTCCACTTCCATCTTGAGCAACCAATATCAGAGTATGCTTCTCTACTTACAGCAAACATAATGCTCTTAGGAGGAGCACTTATCCTGCGCAAACGCTTCGAAATAAGTAAAAACAAGTTAGCATACGAGATTAGCCTCTATCTTGCTGGAATCTTATTTGCCATGACTGTATGGAATGACACTGCTCCAACTGGACTCTTACTGAGGTGGTTAATGGCACTTGTAACAATCGCTTATATGGCATATTGTATGCGTGGTCAACTCCTTGTTACCTCTAACCCACGAAGCTTACATACAGAATACGCTATCGTATCAACACTGACGTGGCTCACCTTGACACGACTTTTGCTGATTACATTCAATGAAGTAAACTTCAGTACAGCCTTCTCACTGTCGTTAGGTATTGCAGCCTTCATCTTGATGTGTATCGGTATGCGTTACCACAGTAAGGAGATTCGTATTGTGAGCTTAGCAGAATTCGGTATTATCATTGGTAAACTTATTCTCAATGACGTATGGGCAATGCCTGCTCTTGGTAAGATTATTGTCTTCATCAGCCTTGGAGCCATTCTCCTTATCCTCTCATTCCTCTATCAAAAACTTAAAGATGCACTCTTCAATGAGGAAAAACAAGAACAGGAGTAA